The Cannabis sativa cultivar Pink pepper isolate KNU-18-1 chromosome 8, ASM2916894v1, whole genome shotgun sequence genomic interval TTACAGAAAAGTAAGCATTTTAAGATTGAGTATATCAACACCTGTTGCTATCTCATTGGCTCAGAAGCCGTTTTCGAGGAGACACCAACTACCCACTAGCTTTCTCCTCTTAGATGGCTCAAATCAACAACTTTATTATTTCTatatattgttaattttttttttattaattatttaaaataataattagtgttTTTAACATGACTGATTTTGTACCATAGATCTAGTAAACTGGCCACTGAACTATACAACAATGAAACAACTATTATTAGGAATGTGATGTAGCAttgttaatataaattaaatccTCGTGTCACGTATATTCAAGACTTTAATTAATTGCTATATTGTGATTATTAGGGACTAATTTGGTAAAATCTATAGTTGAAAGAACTGTTGTGGTAATTACGATAAAAAGACAGTCTTAATTATCACAGACAAAATGTGATAATTAATAGTGTCTTTGTAAAGCAAGTACGGAAAGTCATTGTTTGATGAGAATTAAGATCAGAGCAGTTGGTGTAGTTTGATTGGATAAAAGGAATAATTTAAGGTGTCTCTTCATTCACCATGTTTTAACACGTGGCTGAAGCTGAACAAAAGCATATTATAATGTGGGAGCTGGTTTTATTGATGATCATGATCATCaaaaaggagagagagagagagaggtactCAAAGCAAACTGAACTTCGATATTCTTCAAAAAGCTTTTCAAACAAAATCTTAACTAGCTATCTAGTGATTGTGATATCAGCAGCTAAGGTATATATCAAATCAAATTTATTGAAAGGGACTAATTATATTACTAGCTATCATCGTGGGTGTATacctatatatatgtacatgtcACGTACGTAGTTGAtgagataagtatatatatgtgtgtttgtAAATTTGATTGTTGTCATTGAACTTGGGGACAACATTGGACCGAAGTGACttggtaataataataatagagagAGCagacacaataataataatagtacttAATGGTATCTTCAATGAGTTGGGGGATGACTAATCAAGATCAGCAGCAAGGTTGGAGAAAAGGCCCTTGGACTCCAGAAGAGGATAAGATGCTTACTGAATATGTCAGCTTCAATGGTGAAGGAAGATGGAGCTCTGTAGCTCGTTCtgcaggtatatatatatatatattgtatatatgtatatgatctATGTAATATGTAATATGTATGTACATATATGACACACATATATATGGTATATCAGGATTGAATAGGAGTGGAAAAAGCTGCAGACTTAGGTGGGTGAATTATCTAAGGCCTGGTCTTAAGAGAGGCCAGATAACACCACAAGAGGAAGGCATCATTATTGAACTTCATGCTCTTTGGGGTAACAAGTaagtaatttaattattaatttaattatctatcttaattAGTCTTAATTTATTActcatgtatatatgtatatgtgtagaTGGTCAACCATTGCTAGATACTTACCAGGAAGAACAGATAATGAGATAAAGAACTTCTGGAGAACACATTTCAAGAAGAAAGACAAAGCTAAATATTCTCGTAAGCAACAAAAGAGAAGATCATCATCTCAACTACTTCTCAATAAAGAATTGCAAAAACTCCATCACCACCACCCACAGACCCCTATTAACAATATTAATCAACATCATGATGATGACAATGATAATCATCATATAGCCATAACAAAGCATGATGATGAGAATAATAATATGGATCAGATCATCAACAGCTCATCTCAGATTCAAACCAATAATACCATACCAGCGGCTGCTATGGTGTATCAAGACGACGCCGTTTCATATTCGTTATTGTCTGATCATTTATCGATAACAGCTGATCAAGAATTTTATTATGGTAATTTATGGAGTGGTCTCTGGAACCTAGATGATCAGCCGTACGGTCGTATCATGAATACTACTAATACTCAAGTTACGGGTACGGCTGCTACAactcctaataataataatggtaatTATTATAGTAATTGTTATAATAATTATGGTGGAgagaataatattattaatcatCACTcgaataagaataataatatcataccaATTCAAAACCAAGCTGCTAAAGCTTTTTCTTCTTATGGAGGGTTCATTTTCTAAGGATTATGATCGATGATGATCATGGTGTACTTGTCTCTACCTATACGTGGGTGGCTGCACATTATTAAttgaaatttattaatatatatatatatgtatacttgTGATgatgattttaaatttttaatgtaTGATATTAATTTAGTCATGATTCCATAACCTATGTGTACGCAGTAGTTCTACTATTTGTAATAAAAATTTCAGGCTTAAAGTActgattattaattaatgtaatgattatgaataattatatacatttatatatagtgTAGTACTTTCATttcatattattatatgtatatatagattattttgatcgtaattatatattaatgctTTGATTTGGGTTGCGCGGCCGTATTCTTATtatgataatatatataagaaattaaGTACTAATTTAAAGACATTTTTGTAGTGATGCTAATCATTAGTGTTTTATCTATATGGAGAATCTACTAAGATCGATCTCTAATTAAGTACTTCAGTGGAAATTTCCCTTTGCCAATCACCCTATTAAATTCACcataataaacaatataaaataaacacacatataattttttttaaaaaaattaactacaTCATAATGTGGCTTGGCTAATGGCTAGTGAAGTACCATTTTTAACAATATGGTCGTGACACAAACAATTTATTAATAGtactattattaatattttcaatTCTGCGATCTTAAGTCTTAATATAAGATAACATAATTAGTGCCCAATATATTTCActcaaaaaaatatacaaactattacatttagtagtgacaatgacaatattttttaaCTAGTGATAAACtcatcataatttttttttttttttaaaaaaaaaataacataacatacacattatatttaatttttggagCATATATATATTGCGGTGCTCATTAGGATTTTTTTAATACCCATgcaattgattattttaaattttatttaatgtcataaattattcaaaattctcATATACagtcataaaaaaaatttaatctcATCTCtaggtttcaaaaaaaaaaaaaaaaaatagaaatacacTTAATTACCATAAGAAAAATGAAGCTGCCAATCTCAAAAACTCCCaaacaaatattaaatttgatAGATATATAGTATATACAGTATATGCTAATATAATGATCatagtttattatttatatatatttatagttattataagatattcaatatcacatgagatagcattttatataattagtaattattaatagggtaaatattattttggaccctctgttttacaaaagataccaattggactctgtgttttgttaaatgacaaaatggaccctctattttctaaaatagtacaaacaagactctgaattgatttttttatcaaaataaagtttaattataatccgatctaaaagtgctatgacaaaactgtttacattttttgtatctgttcgtattaaggattgtcttcaagttggttgtaataaaaaaaaagttgtcaaaaattaacctcagggtcctatttttactattttagaaaatacagggtccattttgtcatttaacaaaacacagggtctaatctataacttttataaaacacaaggtccaaaatggtatttacccttattaatattacttatttgattaaaaTACATATGAAAATCACTATTAACTTTTAATAATtcctataatatttatattattaatataaatgcCGTAGCTACATGATACTTAtacgtatataatatatacttaaaaaatttgtGTATATATGTACGTGGTGCCGTGGTGGATGTACATCTTGACAAATttagttattatatataaacctaattttttattaattgaaaccCAAAacaacaaactttatacatctTTATTTTATAGTACGTACGTACATCCATATAAATATTCATCAGCAAaacattataattaataataagaaaatacacCTCTAGATGTTAATTTTAATAACCTTACGCGCTATggttataatatatagattcTATCTTGCCAGCATAACAACTCCTCTGTGTGTAtgtataatatagtattaatatataaattacttCACTCAAAGATTCTTTTGCAATATGCATGTGTGCCATGCATGAGTTCACTATTATAAATATTCACGCTGATTCATGATTAATAGTTTACAATTTTTTAGATGTACAATTATTTAATAGAACGATAGTATTATTACCAGTTATAGAAAGTAGGtgtctatatattatatataaataaactatgttTTCAACAAACCATTATagctttgttttaaaaaaacgtCATTAgctaaataatataaaacaatacTAACCCAGCTAATTTAATTCTATACAGAACGAGCATATGATATATGTGACACGTATTCAATatctataatactatatataGCTATATATCTACCATGTCCATATAATTTAGTTATTTAACATATTCTTTGCTTTTCTAATTTGCTTCATTAagcaaataaaatatatattatattaattatatatataaaaaaataataataaacacagGTTACGCACTGCATGCAAAAGCTCTTGTGCCATGTGTATGTTTAGTTACGTGTACAAGTGAAAACGAAATATACTacaaaagaattaaaaaaaaaacctaattaaagataaatattaaaaacaaacatTCCTTGATATTCTAATTAGAATATCCTTTAATTCTTGTAATTAATTTGATGGCCTTGTTTTGTCCCTGGGGTAGAGGAGACATACTATTACTTAATtatgcatacatatatatacaaaatattgaCAGAGCCTCTCACAGGCTGACAGATATTGACACGCACACATATatgtataaacatatatataaaaaatcacTAATTAAGCTAGCGTTATATAAATGCTATTGATCTATAGATTATATGTGGTGGCACTCGTACTGTAAGCACAACCAAGAAGATTagatttatcaattaaaatttaaaagtaccTTCCAATAATCTGGCAATAATAATGGGCGGTCTCACCCACTTTCCCTCACCTTGATGATGGTCCACTAGTTGTGCTCATGTTCTGTCTCTCTAATCTTCAtaagaaattttatttatcttatcaacttataataaaataataataaaaaaagtgtaCTATATGTGTTAGCTTAAGATAtattagctatatatataggtTCTATATCAAAAGGATTAATAAGTTgaatgatttataattaatgtcatttattatattatttgttgtaaataatataatatgtatagattaaatatattgtgataaaattaaatacataatatAAACCGAAAACCCTATATATCAACTTCATTAATTTAGCATTGTGAATGTACAAAATAGTTTAGAGATCAGTAGGAATAGAAGTTCTTAAAATGCTACGACCAAATAAGGATTGAGCGTGCCTAGCAACAAAGTGGATAGCTCGATTTGTTGATCGTCTAACAAAATGTAAATGAACATTAGAAAGAGAgaataataaatttttgcaATCATTAACAACTAAACCAAACACAGAAAACATTGGTTGAGTAGAATGAATGGCTTGAACGGCGAGCATACTGCCACTCTCTATCGTAACATCTTTCCAATATTTTAagtaaaatgtaatattttattttaagctaAAATGCATGCGATTCAATAACTGTTAGTGTAAGTAGTTAATTTTGTTATCACAGTTAGTTAGTCTAATTGTTTTACAACAGAATGTGCTTATGTGTGttgtatcaaattttattttaccacTTTATTATCTTTCTAGTGTATATAAGCATAATTGAATCAATAAACAAATTCAGTTTTTGGGATTTATGTTTTCTCTCTTAGAATTCTCTCTTTATTTTCTCTGTCTTACTTTGTTCTTGAATTTCATACCGTCGACTAACTTCATCCATGAAATCCACTTCCATCGATCCGAATCCAGCTCCCACTGTCATACCGTCGACAACTGCCCACACCAGCTGAACTTCAACTGGAACCCATTCTCTAGCTCTCTCACCTGTTTTTATTGTCAAATTAGATCGTACTAATTTGTTGTCTTAGAAATCTCAAGTAATTCCTACAGTGATTGGATACGATCTTGATCAGATCTTTCTTATTGGCATTCCTCCGCCGTCCACGTTGATCACTGGAGAACCTAACCCTGAGCATAGTAATTGGAAGCACAAGGATCAATTGATTTTGTCCTGGTTGAGATCGTTAATGACAGAAGGTGTTCTTGCCTCTATCGTGAGCTTTTACTCCTCATTTAGTATGGTATGCGCTTGAACAAAAGTTCTTTAATTAGTCAAAAGCTAGATTACTTCAACTCAAGAATCAATGCTCCACAATTCACAAATATGGACAAACTGTCTCTGACTACGTCGACAAGATTTAGTCGATAAATGACTCTCTGGCTATTGCTGGCTCTCCTATTCCTAATCAAGATCTCATCCTACAGTTGTTAAACGGTCTTGGACCAAAATACAATCCAGTGGTATCAGGGATCACCGCATGAAGTGATGTTCTCACATTTGAAGAGGCTCAAGCACTGTTACTATCTCACGAGAGTCGTCTTGAACATCACAACTCCATGATAGAGCTTACGATGAAGATCCAATGTAGCTTTCACAGGCTCAAGAAACACTCCCTATCGTCCTCCACAGGGTTTCAAGAATGGTGGTAGAGGAGGCTTTCGTGGTAAACTGAATCGTCCCTTGTGCTAATTATGCCTTCGATATTTCCATACAACACCTATTTGTCACTACAGGTTTGACAAAAATTGGGTCACACCCAAACCTGGTTCAGCTGGTCAATCAACAGCCGCAACTAATCCCTCTCCTCGAGCTTACATCACAAAACATGAGTTTGATTACGATCCACAAGCTTTTTCCACATCGTTCATACCTGATTTTGGTGATGATTCAGGGTGGTTTGTGAACACCAGTGCTACCAATCATATGACTCATGGCCTTGAAAATTTGGACTCATCAGTATTACCCAAGTCTTAATTAAGGTCTTACAGTTGGAGATGGTAAGAAACTTGTCATCTGATCATCGCTAATATTGGCTTACCCACATTACCTCCCATTAATTCATCTTCTCTTAAATTAAAATCTATACTTCATGTTCCTTCTATATTAAAGAATTTGGTTAGTGTATCTCAACTCACTAATGATAACTTTGTGTTTCTTAAATTTTACAAAGCATGTTGCTTTGTCAAGGACAAACAAACAAGGAAGGTGATGCTCAAATGAACTCTTAAAAATGGCTTATGTATGCTAGAGGAATGCTCAGGACTATCAAGACAGAATAACTCAAATAAATGTGTGTCCAATGGTTGTAGTCTTATTGCTATGAGTTGTACCAGCCATTTTCAATTTtccaatataaaaaaatacactCCTTATAATTTTTCTCATATCAATAAAGACACTGTTACTGACATGTCTCTCTATAATCCCATTGCTTTACAAACCAGTACCAAACATGACATTAATGTTTGGCATCACAAGTTAGGACACCCATCTCCTGCTGTTTTAAGCAAAATTCTACCTCTTATTCCCCACACTAGCACCACACAACAACTAGAATTTTGCCATGCTTGCCAACTAGGCAAAAGCCACAAAAAACCATTCCCCAACACTGATTCAAGAGCCACTCAAACCCTTGTGCTTATACACACAAACTTATGGGGTCCTTCCCACATTAATTCCAAACATGGTTACTTCTACTATGTCCACTTTCTTGATGACTACAGACGTTACACCTTGATTTACCCACTTGTTCAAAAGTCACAAGCCTTTGAAATGTTCATAAAGTTCAAAGGAATGgtggaaaaataattttacctATCCATCAAGAAAGTTTAGGCGGATTGGAGAGGGGAGTATCGAACATTTTCCAAATTCCTAAGTGATCAAGGGATACATTTTAAGCATCCTTGTCCCAAGACCAGTGAGTATTCACAGGCATATTACAGAAATGGGACTCACTATACTAGCTCAATTGGGTTTAGACTTCACACATATTGGTGACATGCATTTCACACTACTGTTTTTCTCATCAATAGGCTGCCAACACCAGTTCTAAACCACATGTCCCCCAATGAATGCCTCCTTGGACAGGTGCCTAATTACTCGATTCTAAAGCCCTTTGGTTGTGCGTGTTATCCTCATGTAACGGCGTATAACAGAGATAACATGGAGTTCAAAACTCAGCAATGCATCTTTATAGGGTACTCCTCATCTCACAAAGGCTAATTTTGTGAAAACTCTAAAGGAAGGTTTTTTATAGCAAGGAATGTGGTCTTCAATGAACAATTATTTCTTGCATCAGCAACATCTTCAAAAGAATAGGTAAATTCATCTCATTTACTTAGTTTTGCTTCAATTTTGCTTTCCACATGCATCTTAAGTTACCACAGGCCATACTAATCAATGTCTTGTTATTCATGATCTCCCCAATTTCAATGTCAATGAGACACAATTACCTGTGACTCCCACTCACCCTACTGCCCAACTCACAACTCACACAAATGTCCAAACTAAAGCTCCTTTTAGACATACCTCAACCAAATACCATCATCACTCCACCTCAAGCACAAAACACTAATATCCAAACATCAATACCTGTTGTAGAAACCACTTTCCAAGCACCAAATACTAATGTCAATACAACCATACCTCCTATAGCAACTACCTCTTTTGTTGTGAAACCTAATGGCAAAAAGATACATCTAAGAAGCTGGAATTTACTTTGACAAAACATTTAGTTCTGTTGTGAAGTCAACAACAGTTCGAACTGTTCTTTTGTTGGTTGTTTCTAACAAGTGGAATGTCTCAAAAACTCAATGTGACCAATGTGTTTCTAAATGGGCCTCTGGATGAAATTGTTTGCATGTGCCAACTCCTTGGTTTTGAAGATACAACTCACTCAACTTATGTCTACAAGCTACAAAAAGCCATTTATGGCCTCAAGCAAGCACCACAGACTATTGGAATGACAAGTTAAGACAAACTTTATATAGTCTCTTGGGGGTTTCACGGTTCTCATGCAGATAGCTCTTTGTTCATACATGGAACTGGTACAAATCTAGTCATTCTCTtagtgtatgttgatgacatactTATAACAGGACCAAATTCTACTTTAATTTCAAAGTTAATTTCTAATCTTAACAAGTCCTTTTTCCTTAATGGACTCGGGACAAGTTCATTGCTATCTAGGAGTGGAGATCTACATAGACAATACTGGAATGTActtattttaaatgaaatatatCATTGTTTTGCTTGTGAAACTGGATATGGAAGGTGCAAAATTATGTCCCAATCCAACAAGTACCAGTGTTAAGTTGTCATTAAATGAAGGTGAATCATTTCATGACATTACTCTGTAAAGAAGTACCCTACGGGATTTGTAGTACTTATCTCTTACTTGTCCTGATCTGGCCTTTATTATCAACAAACTCAATCAATTCTTCATGTCCCAACGACAGTGCATTGGGAAGCCTACAAAAATTACTCAAATATCTAAAAGGCACCATTAAAGATGGCTTATGTCTGCAACCAACATCTACAATGACTCTTCAGGCTTACTCTAATGTTGACTGGGCAAGTTGTATCGAATATCATACGGGAGGATATTTGGTGTTCCTTGGGGATAATTTGATCAGCTGGTCTAGGAAAAAATAGCAAGTGGTTGCTCGATCCAGTACTAAAAGTGACTTTAGAGCATTAGCAAATGTTACAGCTGAACGGAAGTGGATTCATTATTTGTTGCAGGAGCTGCAAGTCTCTCTAGTTCAAGTTCCTATACTTTGGGTCGATAATCAAAGCGCCACAGCCTTAGCTGCAAATCTATTGTTTCATGCTCGTTCTAAACATATAGAGATAGATCTTTATTTTATGAGAGACCAAATGTTGGACAAACAAGTTTCAGTTTGTTATGTCCCATCCTTAGATCAAGCTGCAGACATCTTGACTAAGGCACTATCTACTGAGAGGTTTCTATACTTAAAATTCAAACTTCAAATGGTGTCTACACCATTTAGTTTGAGGGGCACTACAAGAAATAATGTCATttttgccagcacatttttATGCTGACAAAAGttggtattgcgctggtaaaataaaatttacttgtgatgtgttggcaaaagggggttggcaaatcaatgttggtattagaacttttgccaacataaaatgaaaagcactggcaaaaatgactttttccagcgcgtaaatgcgctggtaaaagttagattttagccactacAAATGTACactggtaaaactttgatctCTTTGCTAGCgcagtagcgaactgtgctggtaaaagtgataTTTCTTGTAATGGGGGATGttagtataaataattaaagttgGTTATCACAGTTAGTTAGTCTAACTTTTTCATAACAAAATGTGTTATGTGTGCTGTATCAAATTCTGTTTTACCACTTTATCCTTCTCGTGTATATAAGCATAATTGAATCAAtagagaaattaatttttaagttttatgtttTATATGATTTGTAACTCTTTTAGCTGATTACAATTTAATGTGTAATTAAAAAAGTTGttacataaatatattcattttaGAATTGAAAACTATATCATTATATAGTTATTGGAGGGTAGTACAATCATTTAAGTAATTAAAATGAGTGGGAGACGTTGAAAATTAAAGAGAGGTCGAAAGGAGTTacaaaattctatttttgaGTAAGTTGAAAATGTCAAGCAACATGTCACTCGACACTAGAAGACATGTCACCTGAAGTGATTTTCAGCATAAAACCTCCCAAACATTTTGGTATTCTAATGGAGTTTCGCAACTGTATTTCTCATTGTTTATATAACCCTCATTTTGCCCATTTATGTGATGATAACACTCATGAAGTGACATTATTAAAGTTCATTGACATCTTAACTAAATGAAAGAGATAGAAAGATGAAGAGTAGAGGACAAAGATTGAGAAAGATGCAGTCATTCAGCTCTTGCCCTTTAGCATTTAATAATTTCCCATCCAAAGAGgacttataattaattaagtacaCTCGGGTCAAAGCAGCCTTCTACGTAGATTTAGAATTCGATCGAATATTACCAGCAGTAGTTAAGGGTcctatgaatatgaatatataatggtcaaaattaatatatataatattatatattaatcttatttttccttctttttaTGTATGCGTACGTGTGCTAACCCCATCTCTTTCACTGGCTCTTTATTTGGtcactatatttatatatagggtTCAACTCCCCCTATAGgtctttcaatatatatataaaaatcatcAACTATAGTCTTCAAAGGATACTCCACTAGCTTTATAATAGATTACAATTGTGACTATAACAAAACCAGTACATGAAGGTATCTCtttcagaattttttttttccgacCTGTCTAAAATAAGATATCTATAGTGTACTATCTATTTACATGTTTGTTCTTTCATATATGCAAcgcaaaataataatagtattaattagatatacataataaatTGATATAACTACTTTGCTTTGGATCATTATAATATTAGTGTGTGTTTTGGATACGTACGCAATACTAATGATCTATATTTATCTCTACCAACCAAAAGACACATATATAAACTTGTTCATAACttataataattaagtctctttcatataaatatatataagccaCGGTATTTATCCATATGAGACTTTGTAATACTATAAAGTCATTACTATAGACACCTTTCTTTTCGTATATAGAtgtacacaattttttttaatacagaATAGTTGAGCATATTGCTGTTTAGTTTTATAGTACTTTAGGCTATATTATTCAAGCATTTATATTGTGATTACTCATCAAATAACCAATTGACCGTATTGTCTGTAAAGGAAAGATACGGGCATGGCCGACCTTAAAACTTAGTAagtcataacaaaaaaaattattttgggcctttatttagaaaaaaaatgtggtatttttcaaaattagtaaaaaaattatgtaattttaaaagggaaAGATTTTTTTTGGGCCCTTGGCTAGGTGGGCTCTAGGCACAGGCTTAggccgcctatgcccagggccgggcctGGATACGGGTCCCctgttttactttttatttttcacttAATAATGAAGTTATTAAAAGGAACAAAAATTCattcaaaacaaaaacaaagcaACAATTAAAGGGTCAATACTGTTGCAATAAATATAGCTACATTAgaagttttacaaaaatactcatctttcttattattatttttacatttttactgtatTAAGTTCTCAAAAATTTtgtcttaaaattttaaaattataaaaatatattatattaataaatttttaaaaaaaaactaaagcaactaaatataattataaaacacataaacaacaacatgaaaataactataaaataacaaaaagacaACTATAAaagcaacaaaaaaataacaagacaTCGACTTCGTTCcaatatacaaaataatatcaACTCTTCAGCTTGTTTTTGTATTAGCAGATaagttctttatttttttacttagtTTTAACAACTTGAATATCTTTGTAATACtacgttatttttttttatgaaatttatttattacaacTTCATACTTTCagctctttttttctctcttgttttgAGTTAATGACagttaaaatgataatttattttttataaattaaatgaatagacacattaataatagaaataataaaCTCTTATAATCTCATTATCTCAGTATGGGGCATTTAATATAAtgggtaatatataattaaaaaaa includes:
- the LOC115700294 gene encoding myb-related protein 305-like, translated to MTNQDQQQGWRKGPWTPEEDKMLTEYVSFNGEGRWSSVARSAGLNRSGKSCRLRWVNYLRPGLKRGQITPQEEGIIIELHALWGNKWSTIARYLPGRTDNEIKNFWRTHFKKKDKAKYSRKQQKRRSSSQLLLNKELQKLHHHHPQTPINNINQHHDDDNDNHHIAITKHDDENNNMDQIINSSSQIQTNNTIPAAAMVYQDDAVSYSLLSDHLSITADQEFYYGNLWSGLWNLDDQPYGRIMNTTNTQVTGTAATTPNNNNGNYYSNCYNNYGGENNIINHHSNKNNNIIPIQNQAAKAFSSYGGFIF